The Anopheles moucheti chromosome 3, idAnoMoucSN_F20_07, whole genome shotgun sequence genome contains the following window.
atCACAACAATTATTGCAGACGCAtctgcaacaacaaaatagtAGCGCTAGCAATAGTCAGGGCAGTGTCGTTGTTTGCGACAGAAGTAGCAAATTGAATAGCGCCACCATGTTGGATCTTGATCGTCATCCGCTACCGGATCAGCTCGGGTATCTGATCCTGTCCGAGGATGGGTCTGTACATGCTTCCGGCGGTGAGCTGGAAAACGACGAGCGTAGTGCAAATATAATAAGCAATCTTCTCACACTCACCGAAAGGTAGGAACTACACAGCATTGTGCATTAATTTCTCAAATTCTCACAGAGATATTTTTGCTTCATCTTCCACAGTGTTGATCCAGCCATATTCTATGCACGCTCTTGCAGGAAAGTTTCGATCGTTTTCGCTGACCACAGTTTCACTATATGCCTTTCGAACAAACGTATTTACGTCGTAAAGAAACGAAATCGCACAGATGCAACCACTAACAGTGGCATCGAGTCGGATAATCATTCAATACTAGCTTGATTTTACGCGCGTTTTTCggagtaaaataaatatttgaacgCCTTTGAGAAAGGGTTTACTTTCTATTCACGATTTCCATTTACTATAACGCCAGCATCAGAAACATCCATTGCACGACTTAAACCAGAAACTGGGAGACGCTTTGGTAGTACGATTGCTGCAACTGCTTTTTCAACTCCTCCTGGCTGAGCCACTGGTACTTAACCTTACTGCTGGCAATATTTCCACTCGTTTCCTTTAGAACACTACGGAAGAAAAATACTTTCGCACCTGTCGCTTCGGTACGGGCATTCGCCGGGTATTTGTACTTGTAGAAACCGATCGGTGCATTACCGTAGAACGTCACGTGCAGATGATCACCACAATAGTCTTTTAACGTGCGTTCGGCTGTCTGGCGCATGGATTCTCCCTGCCGGTGGAGACCTTGTGGCAGTAGGTAATGGCTCTTGGTGCCTAGCTTTTGTTCCACTAAAAGCACTAGTGTTTCCTCCAACTTGCGGTCCAGCGATCGAATGTCGTTCTTTTGGTCTGCTTCCGTAACACGTGGTGCTGGTTTAAACCGTGCGAATTCTTCGTTGTAAGCGTCCTCCAAATCTTGGGCAGTTTGTTTTAGTGCTTCCGAATCTAGATCTATCTTGCCTGCCTTCAGCAGCTCCAGCTGTTGCTTCTCGGTTTCTTTGCGAAGTTCGTGATTGGATTTAAGGCTTTTCTCTAGCTCCATTTGATCCAGCATTTGCTACGAAACGACAAGGACGATAATTTGGAGCTAGAAATGATTTTTAGATAGGTTTTACCTTAAATGTTGCCTCTATGGGTTCCAGCGTTTTCGTAACGATGGGTAATCGCTCTACCAGCACACCGGCATAGAGATCCCATTTCTGATCTGATTGTGTTGCAACTGGGGAGGCCTGTGTTGCTAAACTCCTAGCAGAAATTAGCCGTGTCGCGTGCAATAGGGAGCAATTTACCAGAAGCCGCATTTTGTGTGCCTTTCGTAAAATTTGACCGGATTATGAAAGGAATTTGCGCAAAGCAATGTTTATGTTATCGAATGTGACAGCAAGGTTGTTCCGAATATGTTATACTTGGTAAAATACAGTAGAGGTTTTTGCTTTGCGAAGTTTGTCGGAAAACGAGAATATAGGCGTACAAcatgttgtttttgtgtaatatatcgtaaaatattttacGTTGCTCTTCTCTGTATTTTTAACAATATGTTGTTGTCGGGAAATtgaatgcagttttttttaaaacatttttgttaaatatcAGTCCCATCTTATCTGTTCACCTCGGCATAGCGATGTGACAGCCGCAGCAGCCAACTGTACCAACCTTCGTACAGCGAAAAATCATCGCCGCCATTACGGTACAACGAGTCGCTCGCAAAGGTTGGTTgcgtgaaaagtgaaacaaattaaGAAAACGGCAGTCAAAATTGGATAAAAACGTACGGCGAACGCTTGCTAAAGCTGTAAGTAGTGCAATGGGCAGTGATTCATGCTACCATaacgttttcttttcgccAAAAACGCCAATCTCAAACTCCGTCCGTAAATCGATCCGTACGCCATGTAGTGTTGtgcacgcgcgtgtgtgtgtgttacgcTTAGGGCTAAGCAATTGGGGCCACGGGAACAGAAAAacgagaagagagaaaaaaacgccTGCGTTGGAAAGCTAGATTGATTGACACACCCAGTCGAAAAAGTACTCGGCGTACCTTACGTGTGATATGGATGCATCTAAATCCGTAAATTGGAATGTTGAACGAACGGAATAGCAATCCCGAGCGGAAGCGCACTATCCTTTCCAGGTCTGTGCGTGTGCTCCTGCTTTCTCTCCCTGCATAGCCGTGCCGCGCCCTACAAGCGCGAG
Protein-coding sequences here:
- the LOC128302244 gene encoding ragulator complex protein LAMTOR4 homolog, with the protein product MLDLDRHPLPDQLGYLILSEDGSVHASGGELENDERSANIISNLLTLTESVDPAIFYARSCRKVSIVFADHSFTICLSNKRIYVVKKRNRTDATTNSGIESDNHSILA
- the LOC128302243 gene encoding 39S ribosomal protein L46, mitochondrial, with protein sequence MRLLVNCSLLHATRLISARSLATQASPVATQSDQKWDLYAGVLVERLPIVTKTLEPIEATFKQMLDQMELEKSLKSNHELRKETEKQQLELLKAGKIDLDSEALKQTAQDLEDAYNEEFARFKPAPRVTEADQKNDIRSLDRKLEETLVLLVEQKLGTKSHYLLPQGLHRQGESMRQTAERTLKDYCGDHLHVTFYGNAPIGFYKYKYPANARTEATGAKVFFFRSVLKETSGNIASSKVKYQWLSQEELKKQLQQSYYQSVSQFLV